In Artemia franciscana unplaced genomic scaffold, ASM3288406v1 Scaffold_2234, whole genome shotgun sequence, the following are encoded in one genomic region:
- the LOC136042862 gene encoding uncharacterized protein LOC136042862, which produces MNSKFAVVGGRDRLAALKGKPLNLSLLSETFNVFGQRENNTFSEIKPSSYVSPDEINRLEDNSKRIGFINTQGLISSIDELTRLLPRNQIDILGVCETFISDATKHNVKILGYNFIEKSRKNHGKGGLGLFLKEGVHFKRLPELEKYDVEKLCEILAVECRAGTKKLQICVVYKPPLAPIPLFLQSLESLLASLDDKDVVVMGDFNINLLNYDENTQTTEFISLMTSKSLIPSCTIPTRVSLTSATLIDNIFLTTPASSSQVVLTDFSDHFLLISDVKYQLQTKKAPEISHRIINKKNLDCLKDKLNIIDWSRVFDAEDVNSAMTHFFEKFNAAFDESCPRVKTRKGKYNQPIQPWISPSLLTSIKQKNCLYKKMLSFPSEENKTTFKKFKNLLSKIIRNAKTKFYFDSFREVSKSPKKTWELINSCLNRSPKTSKPSEIKDAHGHIIERELEIANYMNLHFASSGHSVANKLQHNLPYGQCDYRTYLVKPSVKSMFLTPVTEKELANIGKLLKNGNSPGIDESSTNIVKVVLPSINKVMCHLINLSFRSGTFPDSLKKAKVIPLHGGIRGPAHDFIASYLTGRSQVTTINKTASDPCLLPNIGVPQGSILGPLLFRIYINDLPSATETNSLNVLFADDTGSTLARKSEDDVKEKLQIVFSQLI; this is translated from the exons atgaattctAAGTTTGCGGTTGTGGGGGGACGCGATAGGCTGGCAGCTTTGAAGGGGAAACCTCTAAACCTTTCGTTActttctgaaacttttaatgtttttggccaaagagaaaataacactttttcagaaataaaaccaTCTTCGTATGTTTCTCCTGATGAAATAAATAGACTTGAAGATAATTCGAAGAGAATCGGATTTATAAACACACAGGGACTAATTAGTTCTATTGATGAACTAACCAGATTATTGCCAAGAAATCAAATTGATATTTTGGGAGTTTGTGAAACATTCATCAGTGATGCGACAAAACATAATGTTAAAATTTTGGGatataatttcattgaaaaaagtagaaaaaaccaTGGAAAAGGTGGCCTCgggttatttttgaaagaaggaGTGCATTTTAAACGTCTGCCTGAGCTCGAAAAATATGACGTTGAAAAATTGTGTGAAATTCTGGCTGTTGAATGTCGCGCCGGAAccaagaaattacaaatttgtgTCGTTTATAAGCCTCCGTTGGCACCAATCCCGCTTTTTCTGCAATCTTTGGAATCCTTATTAGCATCTTTAGACGATAAAGATGTTGTGGTCATGGgggattttaatataaatttactgaattatgatgaaaatactCAAACAACTGAATTTATTTCTCTAATGACATCAAAATCACTGATTCCCTCATGTACAATACCAACGCGGGTTTCCCTCACTAGTGCAACTCTCATcgacaacatatttttaacaacaCCAGCCTCGTCTTCACAAGTTGTTTTAACggatttttctgatcattttttgttgatttccgATGTGAAATATCagcttcaaacaaaaaaagcacCAGAAATATCACACCggattatcaacaaaaaaaatctggacTGTTTAAAggataaattgaatattatcgATTGGTCTCGTGTATTTGATGCTGAAGACGTAAACTCTGCAATGACACATTTCTTCGAAAAATTTAACGCTGCTTTTGACGAGTCATGCCCCAGAGTAAAAAcacgaaaaggaaaatataatcaaCCCATTCAACCGTGGATATCACCCTCCCTTTTGacctcaataaaacaaaaaaactgtctttataaaaaaatgcTATCATTCCCAagcgaagaaaataaaacaacattcaagaaattcaaaaatctactttcaaaaataatacgtaatgctaaaaccaaattttattttgattcttttagagAAGTAAGTAAGTCACCAAAGAAAACTTGGGAGCTAATCAATTCATGCTTAAATCGATCACCAAAAACTTCTAAACCATCAGAAATAAAGGACGCTCATGGTCATATAATTGAAAGGGAGCTAGAAATAGCTAATTACATGAATTTGCATTTCGCGTCAAGTGGACACTCGGTAGCCAACAAGCTCCAACATAACCTGCCCTATGGTCAATGTGATTATCGTACATACCTTGTAAAGCCTTCTGtaaaatctatgtttttaaCACCGGTAACAGAGAAAGAGCTTGCCAATATTGGTaagcttttgaaaaatgggaattCCCCGGGGATTGATGAATCGTCAACGAATATTGTGAAAGTTGTTTTACCGAGTATTAATAAAGTAATGTGTCATTTGATAAATCTGTCATTTAGATCAGGAACTTTTCCGGATTCATTGAAGAAAGCAAAGGTGATACCACT CCATGGCGGGATACGAGGACCAGCGCACGATTTTATCGCATCTTACCTAACAGGTCGATCCCAAGTAACAACTATCAATAAAACAGCTTCGGATCCATGCTTATTGCCCAATATTGGTGTTCCTCAGGGTTCAATTCTGGGACCACTGCTCTTCCGAATATACATAAATGATCTTCCATCAGCAACAGAAACCAACAGCCTGAATGTCCTTT